A stretch of Deinococcus sedimenti DNA encodes these proteins:
- the cutA gene encoding divalent-cation tolerance protein CutA yields MSLVVMVTLPPERALDLARILVAEHLAGCVNIIPGLQSVYRWQGEVAEDPESLLLIKTSGEQYPDLEARIKAVHPYEVPEIIALQYDRALPEFQAWLRDALTPPQR; encoded by the coding sequence GTGTCACTTGTCGTCATGGTCACCCTCCCCCCCGAGCGGGCCCTTGACCTGGCCCGCATCCTCGTTGCCGAACACCTCGCCGGGTGCGTCAACATCATTCCCGGACTGCAGAGCGTGTACCGCTGGCAGGGCGAAGTCGCCGAGGACCCCGAGAGTCTGCTGCTGATCAAGACCAGCGGCGAACAGTACCCGGACCTCGAAGCGCGGATCAAGGCCGTGCATCCCTACGAGGTGCCGGAGATCATCGCGTTGCAGTACGACCGGGCCCTGCCGGAATTCCAGGCGTGGCTGCGCGACGCGCTCACGCCCCCGCAGCGCTGA
- a CDS encoding LapA family protein, whose translation MRTVVLIVVLVLLGLFAVLNTNALMFPHTLGLGFVTYTGVPMGLILLIVAALLALLFYFWAGITGLRAQADSAKLLRDMEALRVSLDQQEGSRFAQLQTHLDERLKVLGQGSGSGEVAALSARVDALQRDLNVQLAQMDDYLKSKLG comes from the coding sequence ATGAGAACCGTCGTCTTGATCGTGGTGCTGGTCCTGCTGGGCCTGTTCGCGGTGCTGAACACCAACGCCCTGATGTTCCCGCACACCCTGGGTCTGGGGTTCGTGACGTACACGGGCGTGCCGATGGGCCTGATCCTGCTGATCGTGGCGGCGTTGCTGGCGCTGCTGTTCTACTTCTGGGCGGGCATCACGGGACTGCGCGCGCAGGCGGACAGTGCCAAGCTGCTGCGTGACATGGAGGCGCTGCGGGTCAGCCTGGACCAGCAGGAGGGCAGCCGGTTCGCGCAGCTGCAGACGCACCTTGACGAGCGCCTGAAGGTGCTGGGTCAGGGCAGCGGTTCGGGTGAGGTCGCGGCCCTGAGTGCCCGTGTGGACGCCCTGCAGCGTGACCTGAACGTGCAACTGGCGCAGATGGACGACTACCTGAAGAGCAAGCTGGGCTGA
- the accD gene encoding acetyl-CoA carboxylase, carboxyltransferase subunit beta: MALDRFFRRRRPQQQPGSDVPDLWTQCPACKEGVYNRDLEAGAYVCPKCGHHIRLDAAQRVQVLLDEGSFNQLSGRVHPTDALNFQDTEAYTDRLRRAQKKTGRPDAILTGTGTILDVPVTLAVMDFAFSGGSMGSVVGEEIARAAEHAAAHGTPLIIVTASGGARMQESALSLMQMAKTTVALETLSEKGLPYVSVLTDPTTGGVTASFATIADVIVAEPGALIGFAGPRVIQQTIRQNLPEGFQRAEFLLEHGMVDAVVDRREQRAYLASLLGLLTSREVNA, encoded by the coding sequence ATGGCCCTTGACCGTTTTTTCCGCCGCCGTCGCCCGCAGCAGCAGCCGGGCTCGGACGTGCCTGACCTGTGGACCCAGTGCCCCGCCTGCAAGGAAGGGGTCTACAACCGTGACCTCGAGGCGGGCGCCTACGTGTGCCCCAAATGCGGGCATCACATCCGCCTGGACGCCGCGCAACGCGTGCAGGTGCTGCTCGATGAGGGCAGCTTCAACCAGCTTTCGGGGCGTGTTCACCCCACCGACGCCCTGAACTTTCAGGACACCGAGGCCTACACCGACCGCCTGCGCCGCGCGCAGAAGAAGACCGGGCGCCCCGACGCGATCCTGACCGGCACCGGCACCATCCTGGACGTGCCGGTCACGCTGGCCGTCATGGACTTCGCCTTCTCCGGAGGCAGTATGGGCAGCGTCGTGGGTGAGGAGATCGCCCGCGCGGCCGAGCACGCCGCCGCGCACGGCACGCCCCTGATCATCGTGACCGCCAGCGGCGGCGCCCGCATGCAGGAGAGTGCGCTGTCCCTGATGCAGATGGCCAAGACCACCGTTGCGCTGGAAACCCTGTCGGAGAAGGGCCTGCCGTACGTGAGCGTCCTGACCGATCCCACCACGGGCGGCGTGACCGCCAGCTTCGCGACCATCGCGGACGTGATCGTCGCCGAACCCGGCGCCCTGATCGGCTTCGCGGGACCGCGCGTGATCCAGCAGACCATCCGCCAGAACCTCCCCGAGGGCTTCCAGCGCGCCGAGTTCCTGCTGGAGCACGGCATGGTGGACGCCGTCGTGGACCGCCGCGAGCAGCGCGCGTACCTCGCGTCCCTGCTGGGCCTGCTGACCAGCCGGGAGGTGAACGCGTGA
- a CDS encoding acetyl-CoA carboxylase carboxyltransferase subunit alpha: protein MTAPIDTLKELEARVRDLEVTAQKTGQNLDAALNPLRAEVNRLRAQQPKAAPTRWERVQLARAQGRPTALDYVDHLCIEFTELHGDRRYGDDPALIGGPARWQGVPVMLLLQQKGRDTKSKIKRRFGSANPEGYRKAVRLMDLADKFGLPVVALVDTQGAYPGLEAEERGQGWAIAESIRRMLNLRVPVVNVVIGEGGSGGALAIGVGNRVLIQENAWYSVISPEGAASIIWKDASKAPLAAEALRLTAPDLLKLGIVEEVIPEPTGGAHLNAEEAARAVGEAVTRHLRELAAQDPATLKTDRAARFRRLGAYTETP from the coding sequence GTGACCGCCCCCATCGACACCCTGAAAGAACTCGAGGCCCGCGTCAGGGACCTGGAAGTCACCGCCCAGAAGACCGGGCAGAACCTCGACGCCGCCCTGAACCCCCTGCGCGCCGAGGTGAACCGCCTGCGCGCCCAGCAGCCCAAAGCGGCCCCGACCCGCTGGGAACGCGTGCAACTCGCCCGCGCGCAGGGCCGCCCCACCGCGCTGGACTACGTGGATCACCTGTGCATCGAGTTCACCGAACTGCACGGTGACCGCCGCTACGGCGACGACCCCGCCCTGATCGGCGGTCCCGCCCGCTGGCAGGGCGTGCCCGTCATGCTGCTGCTGCAGCAGAAGGGCCGCGACACGAAGAGCAAGATCAAACGCCGCTTCGGCAGCGCCAACCCCGAGGGCTACCGCAAGGCCGTACGCCTGATGGATCTGGCCGACAAGTTCGGGCTGCCCGTCGTGGCCCTCGTCGACACCCAGGGCGCCTACCCGGGCCTGGAAGCCGAGGAGCGCGGCCAGGGCTGGGCGATCGCCGAGAGCATCCGCCGCATGCTGAACCTGCGCGTGCCGGTCGTGAACGTCGTCATCGGCGAGGGCGGCTCGGGCGGCGCGCTCGCCATCGGCGTGGGCAACCGCGTGCTCATTCAGGAGAACGCGTGGTACTCCGTGATCTCCCCGGAAGGCGCCGCGAGCATCATCTGGAAGGACGCCAGCAAGGCCCCCCTGGCCGCCGAGGCGCTGCGCCTGACCGCCCCGGACCTCCTGAAACTCGGGATTGTCGAGGAAGTCATCCCCGAACCCACCGGGGGCGCGCACCTGAACGCCGAGGAAGCCGCCCGCGCCGTCGGTGAGGCCGTCACGCGGCACCTGCGCGAACTGGCCGCGCAGGACCCCGCCACCCTGAAGACCGACCGGGCCGCGCGCTTCCGCCGCCTGGGCGCCTACACCGAGACGCCCTGA
- a CDS encoding MFS transporter, whose translation MLNVPAFLPLWLGQVITQIGDRALSLALGYFVFRETGSVTATALLALAGYLPGLLFGSFAGVLADRWDRRRVLIVSQLLQGVVILALLLATQPGWLWVAYAVMFTELTLSLLALPAGGALLPSLVGEARLARANATLSVGMTVARLLGPPLGGLLVAQAGVTGVVVFDALTFFGAALCFTRLPRVPQARPAPVGVGETLLGSWHTLAGEWRAGLRVIGRSGVILALMTVLALTGLGGTLVDAAYMPFVQGVLNASAAQVGLLSTVMGASTLLGGLIAGRAVERLPLRPLIAGGTATVGALMLLIYTGHSLPLMFTVCALMGLPMVVSNVALSTKIQLATPDAYRGRVYGALGTTSALMGVTATGGAALIGQGVGPVALLTVAGSVTVLAGLVAAALLPARPAAPTQTGVES comes from the coding sequence ATGCTGAACGTGCCCGCCTTCCTCCCCCTGTGGCTGGGACAGGTCATCACGCAGATCGGGGACCGCGCCCTGAGCCTCGCGCTGGGGTACTTCGTGTTCCGCGAGACCGGCTCGGTGACTGCCACGGCGCTGCTCGCGCTGGCCGGGTACCTGCCGGGCCTGCTGTTCGGGTCGTTCGCCGGAGTGCTCGCCGACCGCTGGGACCGGCGCCGGGTGCTGATCGTCAGCCAGCTGCTGCAGGGCGTCGTGATCCTGGCGCTGCTGCTCGCCACGCAGCCCGGCTGGCTGTGGGTGGCGTACGCCGTCATGTTCACCGAACTGACCCTCAGCCTGCTGGCCCTGCCCGCCGGGGGGGCGCTGCTGCCGTCCCTGGTCGGCGAGGCGCGCCTGGCCCGCGCCAACGCCACCCTGTCGGTCGGCATGACAGTCGCGCGCCTGCTGGGCCCGCCGCTGGGCGGCCTGCTGGTCGCCCAGGCGGGCGTGACAGGCGTGGTGGTGTTCGACGCATTGACGTTCTTCGGTGCGGCGCTGTGCTTCACGCGCCTGCCGCGCGTCCCGCAGGCCCGCCCCGCTCCGGTCGGGGTGGGGGAGACGCTGCTCGGCTCCTGGCACACCCTGGCCGGAGAGTGGCGCGCGGGCCTGCGCGTGATCGGCCGCAGCGGCGTGATCCTGGCCCTAATGACTGTCCTGGCCCTGACCGGCCTGGGCGGCACGCTCGTGGACGCCGCGTACATGCCGTTCGTGCAGGGCGTCCTGAACGCCAGCGCCGCGCAGGTGGGCCTGCTGAGCACCGTCATGGGTGCCAGTACCCTGCTGGGCGGCCTGATCGCCGGGCGGGCGGTGGAGCGCCTGCCGCTGCGGCCCCTGATCGCGGGCGGCACCGCGACCGTCGGGGCGCTGATGCTCCTGATTTACACCGGGCACTCCCTGCCCCTGATGTTCACGGTGTGCGCCCTGATGGGCCTGCCGATGGTCGTGTCGAACGTGGCGCTCTCCACGAAGATCCAGCTGGCCACCCCGGACGCCTACCGGGGCCGGGTCTACGGCGCACTGGGCACCACCAGCGCCCTGATGGGCGTGACCGCCACCGGCGGCGCCGCCCTGATCGGTCAGGGAGTCGGCCCGGTCGCGCTGCTGACCGTGGCGGGCAGCGTGACGGTGCTCGCCGGTCTGGTCGCCGCCGCGCTCCTCCCAGCCCGGCCCGCCGCCCCCACGCAGACTGGCGTGGAATCCTGA
- a CDS encoding LysE family translocator — translation MPDLSTLLAFSVAALALILIPGPSVLYIVARSLHQGRRAGLVSALGVQTGGLVHVLAATLGVSALVLSSALLFSVLKWVGAAYLIVLGIRTLRAPAPDTLTVTVPDAPPLTQIYRQGAVVNALNPKTALFFLAFLPQFVHPGHGPVWAQTLTLGLVFLGLATLSDGAYALLAGSLGQRWQGNRVFARRQQKVSGGVYLALGVGTALIPHGS, via the coding sequence ATGCCTGACCTGTCCACCCTGCTGGCCTTCAGCGTCGCGGCGCTGGCCCTGATCCTGATTCCCGGTCCCAGCGTGCTGTACATCGTGGCGCGCAGCCTCCACCAGGGACGGCGCGCCGGGCTGGTGTCGGCGCTGGGCGTGCAGACCGGCGGACTGGTGCACGTCCTGGCCGCCACGCTGGGCGTCTCGGCGCTGGTGCTGTCCAGCGCGCTGCTGTTCAGCGTCCTGAAGTGGGTGGGGGCCGCGTACCTGATCGTGCTGGGCATCCGCACCCTGCGCGCGCCCGCCCCGGACACCCTGACGGTCACCGTGCCGGACGCGCCGCCGCTGACGCAGATCTACCGGCAGGGCGCGGTCGTGAACGCCCTGAACCCCAAAACCGCGCTGTTCTTCCTGGCGTTCCTGCCGCAGTTCGTGCATCCCGGGCACGGGCCCGTGTGGGCGCAGACCCTCACGCTGGGACTGGTGTTCCTGGGGCTCGCCACGCTGAGTGACGGCGCGTACGCCCTGCTGGCGGGCAGCCTGGGGCAGCGGTGGCAGGGGAACCGGGTGTTCGCCCGGCGGCAGCAGAAGGTCTCGGGTGGGGTGTACCTCGCGCTGGGCGTGGGCACCGCCCTGATCCCCCACGGGTCATGA
- a CDS encoding HAD family hydrolase yields the protein METGLADPLRQDAERLGRTLAAYGVPLTEEHLGLYTRALVAATLPMPGAAELLRDLRGAGVRLALLSNAYDGPAQRARVQACFPDVFEVVVIAGEVGALKPDPLPVRVMLDALGLPAGAGAYVGDSPEHDVRGAVAAGLPAWHVHAHPRVRERALAGGAALSVGALADLPQPS from the coding sequence GTGGAGACCGGACTGGCCGACCCGCTGCGGCAGGATGCCGAGCGGCTGGGGCGGACGCTCGCGGCGTACGGCGTGCCCCTGACGGAGGAGCACCTGGGCCTGTACACGCGGGCGCTGGTGGCGGCGACGTTGCCCATGCCCGGCGCGGCGGAGCTGCTGCGTGATCTGCGGGGGGCCGGGGTGCGGCTGGCGCTGCTATCCAACGCGTATGACGGCCCGGCGCAGCGGGCGCGGGTGCAGGCCTGCTTCCCCGATGTGTTCGAGGTGGTCGTCATCGCGGGTGAGGTGGGGGCGCTGAAACCCGATCCCCTGCCCGTCCGGGTGATGCTGGACGCCCTGGGCCTGCCTGCCGGGGCGGGCGCGTACGTGGGGGACAGTCCGGAGCATGACGTGCGCGGCGCGGTCGCGGCGGGGCTGCCCGCGTGGCACGTTCACGCGCACCCGCGCGTGCGCGAGCGGGCGCTGGCGGGTGGCGCGGCGCTCAGCGTGGGAGCGCTAGCCGACCTGCCCCAGCCCTCATGA
- the ttcA gene encoding tRNA 2-thiocytidine(32) synthetase TtcA, with amino-acid sequence MTQTASSPVTATGPTTDSRLFQTIVKGVGQAIGDYRMIEDGDRVMVCLSGGKDSYTLLDVLLHLQKKAPIDFEIVAVNLDQGQPGFPKDVLPRYLTELGVRFDILTQDTYSVVKEKTPEGKTTCALCSRLRRGILYAHARRIGATKIALGHHRDDILETLFMNLFFGARLKAMPPKLQSDDGTNVVIRPLAYVAEADIIRYAQAREFPIIPCNLCGSQENLQRKVVGEMLEGWEREHPGRLTNIARALTRVTPSHLMDRTLFDFASLSVTPAEGDRGFDPDEYPQREFLSGVQELDMLG; translated from the coding sequence ATGACCCAGACTGCCTCTTCCCCCGTAACGGCCACTGGCCCCACCACCGACTCCCGCCTCTTCCAGACGATCGTGAAGGGGGTGGGACAGGCCATCGGCGACTACCGCATGATCGAGGACGGGGACCGCGTGATGGTCTGCCTGTCCGGCGGGAAGGACAGCTACACCCTGCTGGATGTCCTGCTGCACCTGCAGAAGAAAGCACCCATCGACTTCGAGATCGTCGCGGTGAACCTCGACCAGGGTCAGCCGGGCTTCCCGAAGGACGTCCTGCCCCGCTACCTGACGGAACTGGGCGTGCGCTTCGACATCCTGACCCAGGACACGTACAGCGTCGTCAAGGAGAAGACGCCGGAAGGCAAGACCACCTGCGCGCTGTGCAGCCGCCTGCGCCGCGGCATCCTGTACGCCCACGCCCGCAGGATCGGCGCGACGAAGATCGCACTGGGCCACCACCGCGACGACATCCTGGAAACGCTGTTCATGAACCTGTTCTTCGGCGCGCGCCTGAAGGCCATGCCGCCCAAACTCCAGAGCGACGACGGCACCAACGTCGTGATCCGCCCCCTGGCGTACGTCGCGGAGGCCGACATCATCCGCTACGCGCAGGCGCGCGAATTCCCGATCATTCCCTGCAACCTCTGCGGCAGCCAGGAAAACCTCCAGCGCAAGGTCGTCGGCGAGATGCTCGAAGGCTGGGAGCGGGAGCATCCGGGCCGCCTGACGAACATCGCCCGCGCCCTGACCCGCGTCACCCCCAGCCACCTGATGGACCGCACCCTGTTCGATTTCGCGTCCCTGAGCGTCACGCCCGCCGAGGGCGACCGGGGTTTCGACCCGGACGAGTACCCGCAACGCGAGTTCCTGAGCGGCGTGCAGGAACTCGACATGCTCGGCTGA
- a CDS encoding transglycosylase domain-containing protein yields MRAFNVLGGVLLAGAVGVGGLWAAWGRDLPSVSDLDVLEFSGQTRVYDRAGTLVGTLTPSLSSGGSVNRDLLKAGQISPWLQKAVVTSEDRRFYQHGGVDVIGIGRGLLKGLLKNDLEGGSSITQQVVKNTLLADLQGARTAERKFKEAVLAYQLERNFEKKQILNAYLNVIYWGDGGNRDIIGAGGAAHAYFGKDAAELNLAESVYLATIIPAPNRRYKEFKSYRPLMKSLLDRMVEDGQVTQAEADAAWKTPIYPAGWRIGWNADGTLRTANLERPDRLGENLQRTEGAQRYPNFYYLQAVEKELLPLIGRKALYGGGKIYTGMSAQAQAAAEQASRGARLPDGATLGAALVRPDSGEVLALVGQKLTDERPSDWNNATQARRQVGSSVKPLLYALALEKGWKQSDTVLDAPISGDYQPMNYDRRWTGRYVTMRYSLDHSLNLPTVRIGQELGIPTFEAKLRDLGLTPPANAGLSLTIGTLEASPLQMASAYATFANGGLYYAPTLVRKVEDARGKVIYTRAAPTPKRVWDARAAWLGLDMLRGVVNDLTPSQGGLATRALIPGWPVGGKTGTTNDIKDLWFAGVTPTVAGAVWVGKQEGGPLPGWAYSGEIPTPIWQQSVAGTLAGQPEADFRQPDGITYRVVRNVNMAFRTEDADNEPVARDGSGSTTGFFGRRRQPAPPAQPTPEPEPTPVPEATEPEPVPETDPIDPIDAIPVTPVEEPAPEAEPVPVPEVPVDNPPEPLPVEPDPTVIPDQNPGDQGQPVEPVEIPEGEQGNQDGFSGEPLLDPPVNELPPVN; encoded by the coding sequence ATGAGAGCGTTCAATGTCCTGGGAGGCGTCCTGCTCGCCGGAGCGGTCGGCGTGGGCGGCCTGTGGGCCGCGTGGGGCCGCGACCTGCCCAGCGTCTCCGACCTGGACGTCCTGGAATTCAGCGGGCAGACCCGCGTGTACGACCGCGCCGGAACGCTGGTCGGCACCCTGACCCCCAGCCTCAGCAGTGGCGGCAGCGTGAACCGCGACCTGCTCAAGGCCGGGCAGATCAGCCCCTGGCTGCAGAAGGCGGTCGTGACCAGCGAGGACCGCCGCTTCTACCAGCACGGCGGCGTGGACGTGATCGGCATCGGGCGCGGCCTGCTGAAGGGCCTGCTGAAGAACGACCTGGAGGGCGGCAGCTCCATCACGCAGCAGGTCGTGAAGAACACCCTGCTCGCCGACCTGCAGGGCGCGCGCACCGCGGAACGCAAGTTCAAGGAGGCGGTGCTGGCCTACCAGCTGGAACGCAACTTCGAGAAGAAGCAGATCCTGAACGCGTACCTGAACGTCATCTACTGGGGTGACGGCGGCAACCGCGACATCATCGGGGCGGGCGGCGCGGCGCACGCGTACTTCGGGAAGGACGCGGCGGAACTGAACCTCGCCGAGAGCGTGTACCTCGCCACGATCATTCCCGCGCCGAACCGCCGCTACAAGGAATTCAAGTCATACCGGCCCCTGATGAAGAGCCTGCTGGACCGCATGGTCGAGGACGGGCAGGTCACGCAGGCCGAGGCGGACGCCGCCTGGAAGACCCCCATCTACCCGGCCGGGTGGCGCATCGGCTGGAATGCGGACGGCACGCTGCGCACCGCGAACCTGGAACGCCCGGACCGCCTGGGTGAGAACCTCCAGCGGACCGAGGGCGCGCAGCGCTACCCGAACTTCTACTACCTGCAGGCCGTCGAGAAGGAACTGCTGCCCCTGATCGGCCGCAAGGCCCTGTACGGCGGCGGGAAGATCTACACCGGCATGAGCGCCCAGGCGCAGGCCGCCGCCGAGCAGGCCAGCCGCGGCGCCCGCCTGCCCGACGGCGCGACCCTGGGCGCGGCCCTGGTCCGCCCGGACAGCGGCGAGGTCCTGGCGCTGGTCGGGCAGAAACTCACGGACGAGCGGCCCAGCGACTGGAACAACGCCACGCAGGCCCGGCGGCAGGTGGGCAGCAGCGTGAAACCCCTGCTGTACGCCCTGGCCCTCGAGAAGGGCTGGAAGCAGAGCGACACCGTCCTTGACGCGCCCATCAGCGGCGACTACCAGCCCATGAACTACGACCGCCGCTGGACCGGACGGTACGTCACCATGCGCTACTCGCTGGACCACAGCCTGAACCTCCCCACCGTCCGCATCGGGCAGGAACTCGGCATTCCCACCTTCGAGGCGAAACTGCGCGACCTGGGCCTCACGCCCCCCGCGAACGCCGGACTGTCCCTGACCATCGGCACGCTGGAGGCCAGCCCGCTGCAGATGGCGTCCGCGTACGCCACCTTCGCCAACGGCGGCCTGTACTACGCGCCCACCCTGGTCCGCAAGGTCGAGGACGCGCGCGGCAAGGTCATCTACACCCGCGCCGCCCCCACCCCGAAACGCGTGTGGGACGCCCGCGCCGCCTGGCTGGGCCTGGACATGCTGCGCGGCGTCGTCAACGACCTGACTCCCTCCCAGGGGGGCCTCGCCACGCGCGCCCTGATTCCCGGCTGGCCCGTCGGCGGAAAGACCGGAACCACCAACGACATCAAGGACCTGTGGTTCGCGGGTGTCACCCCCACCGTCGCCGGAGCCGTCTGGGTCGGCAAGCAGGAGGGCGGCCCGCTGCCCGGCTGGGCGTACAGCGGCGAGATCCCCACCCCCATCTGGCAGCAGTCGGTCGCGGGCACCCTGGCCGGGCAGCCCGAGGCGGACTTCCGGCAGCCGGACGGCATCACGTACCGCGTCGTGCGGAACGTGAACATGGCCTTCCGCACCGAGGACGCCGACAACGAACCCGTCGCCCGCGACGGCAGCGGCAGCACCACCGGCTTCTTCGGCCGCCGCCGCCAGCCCGCCCCACCCGCGCAGCCCACACCGGAACCCGAACCCACCCCCGTGCCCGAAGCGACCGAACCCGAGCCCGTTCCGGAAACTGACCCGATCGACCCGATCGACGCGATTCCCGTCACGCCCGTCGAGGAACCCGCCCCCGAGGCGGAACCCGTCCCCGTCCCGGAGGTGCCGGTGGACAACCCGCCCGAACCCCTGCCAGTCGAACCGGACCCCACCGTCATCCCGGACCAGAACCCCGGCGATCAGGGCCAACCGGTGGAGCCGGTCGAGATTCCCGAGGGCGAACAGGGCAATCAAGACGGCTTCAGCGGCGAGCCTCTGCTGGATCCGCCTGTCAACGAACTGCCGCCCGTGAACTGA
- the pnp gene encoding polyribonucleotide nucleotidyltransferase, with protein sequence MIGKTYKTMLGDRELSIETGKLAKLVSGSVTLRYGDTVVLVTAQAREEKSTLDFLPLTVEFEERHYAVGKIPGSFHRREGRPGEKAILSARITDRQIRPLFPKGYRHETQVIITVLSADQQNLPDVLGPIGASAALSISDIPWAGPTACVRVGQVDGQFILNPTTDQLERSRMDLVVAGTRDAVMMVEAGAQNVSEEDLVAAIEFAHAGMQGVLDLIEQMRAELGQEKFNFLADGDLSTDLVPELAEAARAAGLRDALLTAKKKDRSAAIKALRDRLIQARIPEGEIEGAEDRILALKSAFSKVEKQELRRLILEDDLRADGRNSRTVRPIWIEARALPRAHGSAIFTRGETQVLGVATLGTERDEILVDDLTTETGDKFLLHYNFPPYSTGEVKRMGGQSRREIGHGNLAKRAIRAVLPTFEQFPYVIRLVGEVLESNGSSSMATVCAGTLALMDAGVPIQAPVAGVAMGLVMEGDKYRVLTDILGLEDALGDMDFKVCGTADGITALQMDIKVGGITPQVMREALAQAREGRLHILGKMAEVLAAPRAELSPTAPRIVSIKINPELIGKVIGPGGKQIRELEAMGAQVTVEEDGTIRIFSADGAAAEAVKARIEGITREAKVGEEFDGTVVKTAPFGAFINLFPGQDGMLHISQMSEERINAVEDVLNVGDKLRVKIANIDDRGKIDLIRPELEGKIAPREPRPARTGDRGDRGGRPPRRD encoded by the coding sequence ATGATTGGAAAGACTTACAAGACGATGCTCGGAGACCGTGAGCTGAGCATCGAGACGGGCAAGCTCGCCAAACTGGTGAGCGGCTCCGTGACCCTGCGCTACGGCGACACGGTCGTCCTGGTGACCGCGCAGGCCCGCGAGGAGAAGAGCACACTGGACTTCCTGCCGCTGACGGTGGAGTTCGAGGAACGCCACTACGCCGTCGGGAAGATCCCCGGCAGCTTCCACCGCCGCGAGGGCCGCCCCGGCGAGAAGGCCATCCTGTCCGCGCGCATCACCGACCGCCAGATCCGCCCGCTGTTCCCGAAGGGCTACCGCCACGAGACGCAGGTCATCATCACGGTCCTCAGCGCCGACCAGCAGAACCTGCCGGACGTGCTGGGCCCCATCGGGGCGTCGGCGGCGCTGAGCATCAGCGACATTCCCTGGGCCGGGCCGACCGCGTGCGTGCGCGTGGGGCAGGTCGACGGGCAGTTCATCCTGAACCCCACGACCGACCAGCTGGAACGCAGCCGCATGGACCTCGTCGTGGCGGGCACCCGTGACGCCGTGATGATGGTCGAGGCCGGCGCACAGAACGTGTCCGAGGAAGATCTGGTCGCTGCGATCGAGTTCGCGCACGCCGGGATGCAGGGCGTGCTGGACCTGATCGAGCAGATGCGCGCCGAACTGGGTCAGGAGAAGTTCAACTTCCTGGCCGACGGTGACCTCAGCACCGACCTCGTGCCGGAACTGGCCGAGGCGGCGCGCGCGGCGGGCCTGCGCGACGCGCTGCTGACCGCGAAGAAGAAGGACCGGTCGGCGGCCATCAAGGCGCTGCGCGACCGCCTGATCCAGGCGCGCATCCCCGAAGGTGAGATCGAGGGCGCCGAGGACCGCATCCTCGCGCTCAAGAGCGCGTTCAGCAAGGTGGAAAAGCAGGAACTGCGCCGCCTGATCCTGGAAGACGACCTGCGCGCCGACGGCCGCAACAGCCGCACCGTGCGCCCCATCTGGATCGAGGCCCGCGCGCTGCCCCGCGCGCACGGCAGCGCGATCTTCACGCGCGGCGAGACGCAGGTGCTCGGCGTGGCGACCCTGGGCACCGAACGCGACGAGATCCTCGTGGACGACCTGACCACCGAGACCGGCGACAAGTTCCTCCTGCACTACAACTTCCCCCCCTACAGCACCGGTGAGGTCAAGCGCATGGGCGGCCAGTCCCGCCGCGAGATCGGGCACGGGAACCTCGCCAAGCGCGCCATCCGCGCCGTGCTGCCCACCTTCGAGCAGTTCCCGTACGTCATCCGCCTCGTGGGCGAGGTGCTGGAATCCAACGGCAGCAGCAGCATGGCGACCGTCTGCGCCGGAACGCTGGCCCTCATGGACGCCGGCGTGCCCATCCAGGCCCCCGTGGCGGGCGTCGCGATGGGTCTGGTCATGGAAGGCGACAAGTACCGCGTCCTGACTGACATCCTGGGCCTGGAAGACGCGCTGGGCGACATGGACTTCAAGGTGTGCGGCACCGCCGACGGCATCACCGCCCTGCAGATGGACATCAAGGTGGGCGGCATCACCCCGCAGGTCATGCGTGAAGCGCTCGCGCAGGCCCGCGAGGGTCGCCTGCACATCCTCGGCAAGATGGCCGAGGTGCTCGCCGCGCCCCGCGCCGAACTCAGCCCCACCGCCCCGCGCATCGTCAGCATCAAGATCAACCCCGAACTGATCGGCAAGGTCATCGGGCCCGGCGGCAAACAGATCCGCGAACTCGAGGCCATGGGCGCGCAGGTTACCGTGGAAGAGGACGGCACCATCCGCATCTTCAGCGCGGACGGCGCCGCCGCCGAGGCCGTCAAGGCCCGCATCGAGGGCATCACCCGCGAGGCGAAAGTAGGCGAGGAATTCGACGGTACCGTCGTCAAGACCGCCCCCTTCGGCGCGTTCATCAACCTCTTCCCCGGCCAGGACGGCATGCTCCACATCAGCCAGATGAGCGAGGAACGCATCAACGCCGTCGAGGACGTCCTGAACGTCGGCGACAAACTCCGCGTGAAGATCGCCAACATCGACGACCGCGGCAAGATCGACCTGATCCGCCCCGAACTCGAAGGCAAGATCGCCCCCCGCGAACCCCGCCCCGCCCGCACCGGCGACCGCGGCGACCGTGGCGGCCGCCCACCCCGCCGCGACTGA